The Rouxiella sp. WC2420 region GCGCAGAGCGGAGCGATAACCACACCGATTACGGCGACGTCTTCCTTCTCTTACGGCGATTTCGACAGCGGCGCTCGTCGATTCAGCGGCGAAGATCCGGGTTATATGTATAGCCGCTTTGGCAATCCAACAGTGACGGCGTTTGAAGAAAGAATGGCGGTGCTGGAAAATGCGGAATCAGCCGTAGCCTGCGCCAGCGGAATGGCAGCGGTTAGCGCTACGCTGTTTGCGTTGCTGAAAACCGGTGATGAAATTATTCATATCGGCGCGCTTTATGGCGGCACGGAAGGCGTGATCCGCAATCTGCTGCCGCGCTACGGCATCAAACCGGTTTTTGTTGCCGATCTCGAATCGCTGAATGATGCGTTCACCGCAAACACCAAAATGGTGTTTGTAGAAACGCCAGCTAATCCGGTGATGGGTATAATTTCGCTGCAGGAAGTGGCCAGACTGTCGCGTGAAGCTGGAGCAGTTAGCGTGGTTGATAACACCTTCGCGACCCCTTATCTGACCCGTCCGCTGGAACTGGGCATCGACGTAGTGCTGCACTCGGCGACCAAATATATCAGCGGTCACGGCGATGCAACCGGTGGTGTGGTCGCCGGGCGTCGTGAGCTGATCGACCCAATTCGTACCCTTTGTCTCAAGCAGTTTGGCGGCTGCCTTAGTCCATTCGAGGCGGCGCTGATGACTCGTGGGTTAAAAACGCTGCCACTGCGCGTCGAAGCCAGCTCCAACAGTGCTCAAAAAATTGCCGAATACCTTGACGAGCATCCGGCGATTGCGGCGGTGTTTTATCCGGGTTTGGTCACTCACGCGGGTCATGAAGTAGCACGCCAGCAAATGAGGCTGTTCGGTGGGATTATGGCGGTGGAACTGAAAGGTGGCAAAGCAGCGGCGCGTCACTTCCTTGATCATCTGAATCTGGTGACTCAGGCGGTTTCGCTCGGTGACACCGATTCGCTGGCCTGCCATCCGGCGACTACCACTCACAGCGCAGTTTCGGAAAAAATCCGTCTGGAAAGCGGTATTACCGATGGACTAGTGAGGATCAGTATCGGCATCGAAGATACTGAAGACCTGATTGCCGACTTCAAACAGGCGCTGGAAGGGCTCTAACTTCCTTGCTGCGCCAGCCGTCGTATCCCCTGCGGCGGCTGACCCGTCAGGCGAATAAAGGCGCGGCGCATTCGTTCCGGATCGATAAATCCGACCTGCCGCGCAATAGTTTCCAATGTGCCGTGGCCGCTTTCTATACGTTCTCGCGCCGCTTCAACACGCAGCTGCTCAATAATCTTGGCCGGTGTCTGACCTGTTTCGCTGCGAAAAAGCCGCCCAAACTGGCGTAGGCTTAGGCAGGCGGCGTCGGCAAGATCACTGACCGACAACGGCTGAGCCAGATGCTCGCGGGCATAGCTCAAAGCAAGGCGGATGCGGTCAGACGCGGGGTCCAATTCTTGCAGCACGGAAAACTGTGACTGACCACCGGCGCGGCGTTGATAAACCACTAATTGCCTCGCAGTTCTGGCGGCAACCTCTGCGCCATGATCTATCTCAATCATCGCCAGCGCCAAATCGATCCCTGCGGTTATGCCTGCCGAAGTCCAAAGCCGGCCCTGCTGTATGAAAATCTTATCCTGATCGACCTTGATGGCCGGAAAAATCTGCTGCAAACGCTGTGCCTTAGACCAATGAGTCGTAGCACGCTTGTGGTCGAGCAGGCCGGTAGCGGCAAGAATAAATGCCCCCGAGCAGACGCTGGTGACTCGCCGCCCCAGACTGTGCTGATAACGCAGGAAATCCAGCAACGGTTCACTGCTCATCGCCTCGGCAATACCGCGGCCACCGGAAATAACAATCGTGTCGTAGTCGTGACTATTGTCGAGCGGCCGAGTCATCACCTCAACGCCCGGCGTGCTGGAAATTAATCCTCCGTTCACTGACAAAGTGTGGCACTGATAAAGCGGCGTGGGCAAATCCCGCGACACGGTATCAAAGGCGGTCAGCGGCCCGGCAAAATCCAGTAAGTTGAAATCCGGGAAGACGATAAATCCAAGCTGCTTCATAACGGGCACCCTAATAATGTGGCGTGATATGAGGGAAATATGACCTTTGCGTCAACTTTAATGCAGTTATTCTGAAGATAACACCCTAACTTGCAGGAGTTTGTGATGAATAAACCATTAACTATCGTTTTTCCGCTTTATCCCGGCGTAACTCAGCTCGATTTTACTGGCCCATGGCAGGTTCTTGCGCGACTCTCGAATGCGCGACTGATAGCGGCCTCGTTGCATGGCGAAAGTGTTGAATCGGAAGGGCTGCATTTTGCCGAGCTGGCGTCGCTTGATGAAATTGTAGATTGCGACGTGCTGTGTGTTCCTGGCGGCGGTGGCTGTACCGATGCAATGCAAAACACGGATTTTATCGCGCAAATTCAAAGGATGGCGAGCAAAGCAACTTATATCACTTCCGTTTGTACCGGTTCGTTAATTCTTGCCGCTGCCGGATTGCTGCAAGGAAAACGTTCCGCCTGTCATTGGATGTATCTCGATACTTTGGCGTGGTTTGGGGCGATCCCGGTATCAGAACGGGTGGTGCGCGACGGCAAGTTTATCAGCGGCGGCGGCGTGACGGCGGGGATTGATTTTGCTTTAACGTTGGTCGCAGAGCTTGAGGACGAGGACGCCGCGCAGAGAATTCAGCTGGGGTTGGAATATGCGCCCGCGCCGAGCTTCAACGCAGGGCATCCGGACGTAGCACCGGTTAAAATCGTTGAGCAGTTAACCAGCAGGATGGCGACGCAACGCGAGCAGCGCCGCCAGATAATCCGCGCCATCAGCCTACACTAGCTGCTTGCTGGTCAGCCGTTGCAGGGTGCTTAGCGGCGCAGCCTCCGGATTGTGCATATCTTTTACCGACAACAGGAAGGTTTGCTCGAGCATAAACTGGCCGCCCATTGCCGCGTGCGGAGTCTGATCAGAGAAACAAATCCAGGTACTGCCCGGCGGGAAACGCTGAGTTATCTGTTGGCCGTTTTTCTGATAATCGGCATCAGACTTCATCTTGTCGTGCATCTGTAGCATTAAATGATCGTAATGGCTGCGCGGCGTTTTGGTGATATGCAATTTATGCTGCAACCAGCTTTTGAATGGCGAAAAACCGTCCAGCTGTGGTAAATAACGTGCTGCCAGCTGTGGGAAAGGTTCACCGATGCGCCATACGCGATCTTCACCGTTTGGATTGATGTTAGTAAAAATACGCAGGATGCGTTCGCCATAGTTCGGTCGTGAAGGGAAGGCATCAACGTGCAAACGGGTATCGTCTTTGCGCCATGAACTGCTGTTAGTCCATTCGCTGACCGGATGCAAACGTAAGCTATTGACCGGCTTGCGTAAAACTGCCTGATATTCTGGCAGTACCGTCTCGATTAATCCGAGAGAAGACTGGTAAAAATCTTCCAGCAGTTTTCTGATCTCCGGTTCTTTATCCGCACTGGCGACTCCTTTGATCTGGTGGCTACCTGCGTCATAGCTGATATTTTTTCTTTTCGGATCAACCAAGGCAGGATCTAGCAATTTCTGCTGATCAGGGGTGAGAGAGAATGCCAGATGGGGGAAAAATAAAACTTTCCCCTGTTCCAGCTCATTTACAGCTGCGGATGCGGCAGCTGAGCTTCCTCTCCAGTCACTGTTTGGATAAGAAACAACAGTCTGTGGTTCTACTAGATTATGTTCGGCCATTTTTCCCTAACTCGCAGCGTAAATGTTAATGAGAGTTATTTAAACATAGTTAGACAACAATCAATACACCATAAGAGCGGCGACGTAGTGGAAAAAATCCTAAAATACCGCCCACTCAGTGTGAGCGATGCGGTTTTATTCCTCGATAATCAACAGTGTCTGGCCAGCCTGCACCTGCCCGCCCGGTTGGCGAGACAGGCTCTTCACCGTGCCGCTGACAGGGGCAGAAATCGGGATCTCCATCTTCATGGATTCGAGTATTCCCAGCGTTTGGCCCTGCGTCACTTTATCGCCGGGTTTAATCAGCCATTGCCAGACACTGCCTGCAACCTGGCTATCTACACCGTAACAACCTGCGGGTATTGCCAGCTCATCCTCCGTTAAAGAAGGCTGCAAGCTGCTGTCGTAGGTAAATTGACCCTCCGCCCGCCAGCGCGCCAGCTCTTGATCAAATGCCAGTTGGCGCTGTTGCGAAAACGCCTCTATTTCCTGTGCCTGCGCCGCAAGATCCTGCTGATACTGGTCGAGGCGGAATGTCCCCTCCTCGACGCGCAACGGATAATTGCCGTAGGGGAAGGCTGAACGAATAGTTTTCAGCTGGTCGGCACTAACCGGATAAAAACGGATTTGGTCGAAGAAACGCAGTAGCCACGGTTTTACAAAGGCCGATGTCTGGCGGTCGCGGTTCCACATTTGCAGCGTTCGGCCCACAAACTGATAACCTCCCGGGCCTTCCATACCATAGACACACAGGTAAGCGCCGCCGATGCCGACCGAGTTTTCTGCCGTCCAGGTGCGAGCCGGATTGTACTTGGTGGTCACCAGGCGATGGCGCGGGTCCAACGGCGTGGCAACGGGCGCGCCCAGATAAACATCACCCAGCCCCATGACCAGATAACGGGCGTTGAAGACCGTGTCTTTGACCTGCTCAATGCTGCTCAAGCCATTAATTCGACGGATAAATTCGATATTACTCGGGCACCACGGCGCGCCGGGCCGCACGGACTGGGTATATTTTTCGATTGCCTTGCGGCAGGCGTCGTCGTCCCAGCTTAGCGGCAGCCAAACGGTGCGCGATGGCACTTCGGCCTGTTGTAAATCGCCCAGTGAAGCTTCTGCTTGCTGCAAATGGGCGATTAATTGCTCGCGCGGACACAGCAGGCTGTCGAAATGAATTTGCAGCGATCGAATCCCCGGCGTGAGTTCCTGCATGCCCGGTAATGGATGATTTTCCAGCCATTGCATCAGCGCGTGGGCACGAAAACGCAGCGCGATATCCAGGATCGGATCGCCGTATTCCACCAAAATAAATCGATCGCCTGCGGCGAGATAAGCCACTGACGGCAGCGCGCCTTGCTGCGCACGCTGCCACAGAACTGGATTTTGCAAAATTGTCGCGATCCCAGCCTGCGGCTGGGAATGCAGCGTTGAGAGTTCCAACTCAGCTTCACGAGACAGTTGGTCGG contains the following coding sequences:
- a CDS encoding PLP-dependent aspartate aminotransferase family protein encodes the protein MIKPVNHSSLGMRTLAVHGGQRPDAQSGAITTPITATSSFSYGDFDSGARRFSGEDPGYMYSRFGNPTVTAFEERMAVLENAESAVACASGMAAVSATLFALLKTGDEIIHIGALYGGTEGVIRNLLPRYGIKPVFVADLESLNDAFTANTKMVFVETPANPVMGIISLQEVARLSREAGAVSVVDNTFATPYLTRPLELGIDVVLHSATKYISGHGDATGGVVAGRRELIDPIRTLCLKQFGGCLSPFEAALMTRGLKTLPLRVEASSNSAQKIAEYLDEHPAIAAVFYPGLVTHAGHEVARQQMRLFGGIMAVELKGGKAAARHFLDHLNLVTQAVSLGDTDSLACHPATTTHSAVSEKIRLESGITDGLVRISIGIEDTEDLIADFKQALEGL
- a CDS encoding GlxA family transcriptional regulator; its protein translation is MKQLGFIVFPDFNLLDFAGPLTAFDTVSRDLPTPLYQCHTLSVNGGLISSTPGVEVMTRPLDNSHDYDTIVISGGRGIAEAMSSEPLLDFLRYQHSLGRRVTSVCSGAFILAATGLLDHKRATTHWSKAQRLQQIFPAIKVDQDKIFIQQGRLWTSAGITAGIDLALAMIEIDHGAEVAARTARQLVVYQRRAGGQSQFSVLQELDPASDRIRLALSYAREHLAQPLSVSDLADAACLSLRQFGRLFRSETGQTPAKIIEQLRVEAARERIESGHGTLETIARQVGFIDPERMRRAFIRLTGQPPQGIRRLAQQGS
- a CDS encoding DJ-1/PfpI family protein, whose translation is MNKPLTIVFPLYPGVTQLDFTGPWQVLARLSNARLIAASLHGESVESEGLHFAELASLDEIVDCDVLCVPGGGGCTDAMQNTDFIAQIQRMASKATYITSVCTGSLILAAAGLLQGKRSACHWMYLDTLAWFGAIPVSERVVRDGKFISGGGVTAGIDFALTLVAELEDEDAAQRIQLGLEYAPAPSFNAGHPDVAPVKIVEQLTSRMATQREQRRQIIRAISLH
- a CDS encoding Kdo hydroxylase family protein — protein: MAEHNLVEPQTVVSYPNSDWRGSSAAASAAVNELEQGKVLFFPHLAFSLTPDQQKLLDPALVDPKRKNISYDAGSHQIKGVASADKEPEIRKLLEDFYQSSLGLIETVLPEYQAVLRKPVNSLRLHPVSEWTNSSSWRKDDTRLHVDAFPSRPNYGERILRIFTNINPNGEDRVWRIGEPFPQLAARYLPQLDGFSPFKSWLQHKLHITKTPRSHYDHLMLQMHDKMKSDADYQKNGQQITQRFPPGSTWICFSDQTPHAAMGGQFMLEQTFLLSVKDMHNPEAAPLSTLQRLTSKQLV